A stretch of the Lactuca sativa cultivar Salinas chromosome 9, Lsat_Salinas_v11, whole genome shotgun sequence genome encodes the following:
- the LOC111921199 gene encoding centromere protein C codes for MISMALQSPDKHFGKAKSVVDGGLEFLNTKKTEADIKEKENPQKHRPGLVRKRAKFSLKPDTSQSSTLVEPSLEIDQLQDPEEFFAAFEKFENTQKELKRQRGGGDVDEVNTSTTVRHRRPEIPRRKVSYKHYEYSSQSQDDTSVAQETLQDKIVSPIPPTQCLQQESFTPNQQCEEEEVTESISKSENGVHKMFDELMASNIENLDGNEALSFLKERMNIKAVDIEDLQLPEFHEIPRVDFISPFKNLLQESHNKSILTTDTTEKVLLPNKYNPPFQSVGGSPTPPRRPFLAISTYGKQMLESKDPFSSTHGHDVDSPPTTFTKIISASKDMVSATSAKKNITETATATGDMEDREHNVEERDADENVIDIRTKKDINGNSEDTVAKAASVVTEFSLDAEEIISEENNNNVEDVTEKAGEAEVNVVEDLDLRQPGETDAADVNIEEDMGMDTSGQSLDIVPVPEQQNEEEEEEEEEHRRRINKKTNKRKKNKIDPKKRRQSLAGAGSSWTSSGVRRSSRIKRRPLEYWKGERLYARVHNSLPTVIGVKYISPSKEDGFKFKVESFVSHKYKHLVELTALH; via the exons ATGATATCAATG GCATTACAAAGCCCTGATAAGCATTTTGGGAAAGCAAAGTCAGTTGTAGATGGAGGTTTAGAATTCCTCAATACCAAGAAAACTGAAGCTGATATAAAAGAGAAGGAAAACCCTCAAAAGCACAGACCAGGTTTAGTCCGGAAGCGTGCTAAGTTCTCTTTGAAGCCTGATACAAG CCAGTCTTCTACACTCGTGGAACCAAGTCTTGAAATTGATCAGCTGCAGGATCCAGAGGAATTTTTTGCAGCCTTTGAAAAGTTTGAAA ACACCCAAAAAGAGCTCAAGAGACAGAGAGGTGGTGGAGATGTAGATGAGGTTAACACATCCACTACTGTTAGACATCGTCGTCCAGAAATACCAAG GAGAAAAGTTAGTTATAAGCATTATGAATACTCCAGTCAGTCTCAGGATGATACATCAGTTGCTCAAGAGACATTGCAAGATAAGATTGTAAGTCCAATTCCACCTACTCAATGTTTACAACAAGAATCTTTCACACCCAATCAGCAATGTGAGGAAGAGGAAGTAACTG AATCAATAAGTAAGAGTGAGAATGGGGTCCACAAGATGTTTGATGAATTAATGGCTAGTAATATTGAGAATTTAGATGGAAATGAGGCGTTATCCTTTTTAAAAGAGCGTATGAACATCAAAGCTGTTGATATAGAGGATTTACAACTTCCAGAGTTCCATGAAATTCCTAGAGTTGACTTtatttctccattcaagaatTTACTACAAGAGTCTCACAACAAGAGCATATTGACTACTGATACAACAGAAAAAGTATTATTACCCAACAAGTACAACCCCCCATTCCAATCTGTAGGTGGGTCCCCCACGCCACCTAGGAGGCCATTTTTGGCAATTTCAACATATGGAAAACAAATGTTGGAATCAAAGGATCCATTCTCCTCCACCCATGGCCATGATGTTGATTCACCTCCCACAACTTTTACTAAAATCATTAGTGCCAGCAAGGACATGGTTTCTGCCACATCAGCAAAAAAGAATATTACAGAAACTGCCACTGCCACTGGTGATATGGAAGACAGGGAACATAATGTGGAAGAAAGGGATGCAGATGAGAATGTAATTGATATTCGAACAAAGAAAGATATAAATGGAAAT AGTGAAGATACGGTGGCAAAAGCAGCATCTGTTGTTACAGAATTTAGTTTGGATGCTGAGGAGATTATTAGTGAGgagaataataataat GTTGAAGATGTGACAGAGAAGGCAGGAGAAGCAGAAGTAAATGTTGTGGAGGATTTGGATTTGAGGCAACCAG ggGAAACAGATGCTGCTGACGTGAACATTGAGGAGGACATGGGCATGGATACTAGTGGTCAAAGTCTTGATATTGTTCCTGTCCCTGAACAACAAAATGAGG aggaggaggaggaggaggaggagcatcGGAGGAGGATAAATAAAAAAACGAATAAGAGAAAGAAGAATAAGATTGATCCAAAAAAGCGTCGCCAGAGCCTTGCAG GGGCTGGGTCTAGTTGGACGTCATCTGGAGTAAGGCGAAGCAGCAGAATTAAAAGGAGACCCTTGGAATATTGGAAGGGAGAAAGACTCTACGCTCGAGTCCATAACA GCCTGCCGACGGTTATTGGTGTGAAATATATATCTCCAAGTAAGGAGGATGGATTCAAATTCAAGGTGGAATCTTTTGTCTCTCACAAGTACAAACACCTTGTTGAGTTGACCGCTctccattga